Genomic window (Onychomys torridus chromosome 5, mOncTor1.1, whole genome shotgun sequence):
CCACTGCCAGGCATTTGCTCAGGAGAAACACATGCAGATCCACAAAAAAGACATGTCATCTATTAGCACAGTATTCATCATAGCTAAACCAGAAACAACCCAAGTCCATCCATAGATATACAACAAATTGTGTCATATTCACATAACAGAAAACTACTGGCAAGAAAAAAGAATTGAACTATAGATGGAAAATATGGCTGAGTGTCAAAATAATTATGCTGAGTAAAGGAAGCCAGATCAAAAAAGAATCCAACCTTCTGTTAACATTCatataaaactagaaaatacaAATGTTGTGACAGGAGGAGGGTTCGTAGATGCCTCAGCACCAGAGACTGGGAGGAAGAGAAGTCAGCACAGAAAAGGATATGAGTGAGGAGCACAGGAAATTGGGCGTGTTCACCACATTGACACAATGGTTTCATAAGTGTATTTGTGGCCACATCTGAAATTTTTAAGTACATTGTCTtatttgtcactgtgataaaataccctgacaaaagcaacttcagcaagaaaggatttgttttgtCTCACATTCCTAGGGGCTCAGTCTATCAGCTCACTGGCTGGTCAGGCTGCTTGGACACCCAGTGAACAGGAAGTATGACCAGGCTCCAGAGCCTCATGGCACcactcccagtgacccacttcctccactgAGGCTCCATCCTCCCCAAAGAGCACCCCTCCTAGAGACCCAAATGCTCACCATGTGCACCTGTGGGGACATGTCACATGCCAACCACAGCATGGGTGCAGTTTACTGTATGTTCAAGAGTGGTGTTTTGTTAGGAGAcattctcactctgtagtcctgactggcctcaaactcattgcaatccttctgcctttgcttcccaagtactaggataaagctgtgagccaccattttttgtttgtttgtttgtttttgtttttgttttttgagacagggtttctctgtgtagctttgcacctttcctggaactcacttggtagcccaggctggcctcaaactcacagagatcctcctgcctctgcctcccgagtgctgagttaaaggcgtgtgccaccactgcccggccatacttgactttttaatgttttaaaaatctaaaagttaAGTCGTAAATGtggagtgagtttcaggagaaTGTGGGCTGAGGCAAGAATTGGAAGTGTGACTGTTGGTTGATAGGAGAATCTAGATTGGAGATAGATGATCAAGACATTACTTCAGGCATGCTGAATGAATGTTCTGACCAGCCCTAAAATAGGCTTGAGAGGGCGATCAGCAGGCCTTGTGCCTCCTTTGCTAATCAGTGTACCCTTTCTTTCAGGAGAAGAGTGCGAGTCTTGATGACATGGCCCTTTTAGACATTGTGTGTAAGTTTGGGAGATTTGTCTTTACACGTTGGAGTTTTGTTTCATCAGAAGGTTCTTATATTAATGCAGATTCTAGGGTCTAGAGAAGTGACTCagtagttcccagcaccctcatggtaaCTCAGAACCCCCTGGAAGTCTATTTTCAGGAacctgatgtccttttctggcctctgtgggccactgcatgcacatggtgcatagacacaagcagacacatcaaaataaatgaaccTTTAAAGATGCAGATTCTAGAGTTGAGAGGCCTGGTACCAGATCGCTGCTGTCTCATTGGCAGGTCTAATGTCTCATGCTGAGGTGTAtctcctctctgagcctcagactTCACCTAAATCAGTGGACGTGGACTGTAGGAACTCAGAACCTTTAGAGATGGGAACTGGTTCATCGTGAGCATAAAGTGTCACTTGCTGGCCTTTACTTTGTTACACATTTGAAAATGTGCCCCTGAGAAGTTGCCATATAATGCAGCTTCTCGATTCTTGCTacttataggatttttttttttccttcttcaatattactttttaaaatttaaggacACAGACCCTAAAACCAGATTGCTTGGGTTGGTTTCATGGCTCCATCACTGTTTCCCTGCAAGTGCTGGGGGATAGTGGCTCATGTTGCTCACCTTGGTATTTCCTTTGGCAAGTCTGTATAATGGTGATAGTAATGGAGTAAGGCCGTGGTGAGGGTCTAATGGAAGTGCAGGTCCAGCACTTGGAACAGGAGTGGTCGCTCTCGGTTGGGGTTGTATCTTATATGATATTTGTTGGGAGGGGCAAGAAGTGGCCATCAGGAAAGTAGCTAGAGTCGGTTCTGTCCTCCCTGGAGggccccagggatcaaactcaggttgccagcctTATCAGCAGGTATTgttaccagctgagctgtctgtGGCCCAGAAcctggcttgctttttttttttggtttttcaggacaggaacctggaagcaagaactTACTGGTTTAttccatggcttactcagtttgctttcttatagtaccAGAGGACGCCTGCCTAGaggtggcaccacctacagtgggctgggccatccCGTATCAACCATCCATCCAAAAAACTGCACTATAGCCGTGTTGACAGGCCAGTCCAATGCAGGTAGAAGAGGTTCCCCCTTCAGATGTacctaccttgtgtcaagttggcagaaAACTAGACAGCACATACGTTAACTACCTGTATGACTGGAAGGGTCCCACAAAATCATCTCTATCAACTTTTTTCCAGCTGGGCTATGGCTGAATCTGCCTCCGATTTAGTTTGCCTCATTTTCTGTCGTTAGCTTCTAACTGAGCGTTAAGGTGGATCCAGGGCCGAAGAGATGCATCAGCAGTTAGAGTACTTGTTACCGGGTTCTAGTCTGAGCATCTACAtagcggctcacaactgtctctaacccTAGTTACAGAGGCTCTAAAACCTTCTTCTTGCCCATAtaggtaccaggcatacatgttgTGCACTTACATACCTGTagacatacactcacatgcatcaactaaaaatcaataatttctttaaaaaaaaaaaaatggtggatcCATAACGCACTGCTGAGCAGAGCCTGTGATTGACAATCTTTTGGATACTGAGGTCTAGCTGAGGAGAGGTTAACCAGCTGACCTCACAGTACCTATCACAGTGGTAATGAGTGTGTGAAGGAGAATTAAGAGCTTATGAGAGCATAGAGCACATGATCTTTTTAAGTGATCGTGGAAGGAAACTTCCTTGAAGAGATGGTGTTCAAGTTGAGATCCAAAGGATGAGCTAGCACTAgccaggcagaggagagagggaaattgAGGAGGAAACTGATGGGCATGGGGTGGGAGAAGAGTGCCTGTAAACAGAAATTTCTTGTCCCAATTGCCTGTTCCCAAATGCCCACTCTGAGGCTtacattaattgtaaatgctcagccaatactcaggtttattactaactagctcttaaattttaagttaacccatattccttatttacgtCCTGCTACAtagcagtacctttattagcttggcacattcatctcctgcttcctctgcatcttctGGCAattcctgactccacccttctccttcccatcattcttagtctggttgtcccgcctatacttcctgcctggctactggccaatcagcattttattaaaccaatttgagtgacaaatctttaccgtgtacaagaggattattccacagcaagtgcCAGAGATGCAAGAGAAGGGACAAACTAGGCTCCAGCGGAAGGGAACATTGAGATAATACAGAGACTTGGAAGCCACTAGAAGGGTTTCAGCCTCTATCCTAAGAATTATGTCAGCCTTTGATGGGTTATGAGCCCAAAGAATTCGGTGCTTGTTTTTGAGATCATGCTGATTACAGCACCAGAAAGACCAGAGCAGAAGAGACTGCAGACCCTGTGGGATCATCTGGAGAGGGATAAGCAGGAGAGGGTGGTAGCCCACGGGAGGTGGTCGTCGGGGTGGAGAGGAGGGTAGAGGGCCAAGGGATGGAAGGGGCTGACACCTAGCCCATGGACAAAGACAAGTGGATTGAGCTTGCAGGACTCTCATGTCTACACATGAGCTAGGAGCCCTCCCAGCTATGAAGTGGAAGCTGCAGGTGCAGGTATATCACATCTTTCACAGGTAAGGATAGGCTAGCCTGTGCCTGTTTCAGGTGAAGCTGTCCATTTGTATCTAAGTCCTTGATGTTCACCTTTAGGTGACAAAAGTTGTAACTTTCTGTCGCACCAGTCTTATTCAGAGACAAGTCTTCTCAACTCTAAACACAGAACCAGATACCAAAGTTCCAGAAGAAAACCACTTTGGGGGATGGCATCACACTTGCCTTTTGACACCTCCTGTAGATACAACCAATCAATCAGTTGCCAGGCCCATTGGCATGAAAAGAAATAGGGGGCAGTAACGGGGACATGCAGGCCCAAGAAAGGAGAAGATGCTGAACCTAGGGCGAGACAAGGAGAACATTGATGCTGAAGTTGATGGTACCCTGAGTGCTGGGTCCATACCCCCTTCAGAGATTAGAAAACCTGATCTGAGGTGAAGACACAGAAGGAGGTCAGTAGACAGAGGTCAGCACAGGGACGTCCTTTAAATCCAGGATGAAGGGAAAGAGTTGAGCTTGCTGACCCACTAGGTCCCATTTCTCCTGAATGTACTCTGCATCTCCTGAAGGGCATCTTCTGTGTCACACACCTACCCTTGCCTTCattccacatgcatgcattgaGTGCTTTATGGGAGTAGGGTTAGCCTGAGGCTACGGCACTGAACAGGTCCCTTGTCTTCACAAGTGCCATGGAGAGAAGCAGGGGCACTGTGGGTATAATCAGGGTAGGCCATTGAGTAGTTGCTGCTGACGAAGAGCAGGCTGATGGGGAAACTGGAGAAGAAGCCTCAGGCCTCCAGGCCCTACCATAACTGGTCAGTCATTCCCTCTTATGGGTGCATGCATAACAGACATatgtaaaaatgacaaatgagggcagaagagatggctcagttattaaAAACACTTgttattcttccagaagacccgggtttgattcccaacacccatgtggccccttccaaccatctgtaactctaatccaAGGGCTCCTACACCCTCTTCTaccctccatgggcaccaggcactcatggtgcatagacataaaTTCAGGCAAAACCTCCACATAGAGAAAATACTTCTgcccatttaaaaaatgtaggggttggggatttagctcagtggtagagcacaaggccctgggttcaatcctcggctcaaaaaaaaaaaaaaaaaaaagtaattaaaataacaaaattctgGCAAAAAGTAATGATAAACACCAAAACTGAACTGTATTTGTGTTGAAGTCAGTAATTGGAATTTGTCTGCAATAAATTTACtccatttaaattttatgtttcgGGTTTTTTAAGTTTGCACTTTAATTTCAAAGCCTTGTTCATGGGTTActattttttataatattaaaacacTAAGCTGTAAGCCCTTTTCTCTCAGATACTCAAGTTCATCGGCACCAGAAGCTTTGGAGTGTCTTTCAGATGAGTAAAGAACCAGGTAATATTTTCCACTTTAAATTGAACATCTGAATTtggcaatttaaaaatgaggagCAAATGTGGTCTCTTGGTTggagggttttattttgttgtttctgagtCATTGTATCCCTATGTTGcataggctagctttgaactcactatgtcgcttaccctggccttgaattcactgtgtagacaaagctggtcttgaacttgtggttttcctgcctctgcctccagagtagtggttctcaacctgtgagttgcaaCCTCTTTGTGGGGTCAAATGACTTtcccaggggtcacctaagaccattggaaaacacagatatttacattatgatttgtaacagtagcaaaaattagagttaggaagtagcaatgaaaataattttatggttggaggtgaCCACAGCaagaggagctgtattaaagggtcgcagcatcgggaaggctgagaagcactgTTGCAGAGTGGTGAGATGGCTGGGTATGCTTCCACACCCAGCCTAGCAGTCGGCTCTCTTAGGTTCTTTTGAAAGATAGGACTCTTGCTCATTTATATGCCCTGGCACTCAGGGATGCACAGGCCGAAGACATTGTAGCTCCCTTAACctctttttatatttctgtgtacTTTGACAGGAGAAGATGTCGACTTTTTTGACATGAAACAGTTCCagagttcctttaagaaaattcttcagagagcattaaaaaatgtaagaaaatagtcCTCATGGATTTCTACAAAATTCAATTTAGTAAtatctggggggtggggaggagatgaTATGCCATTACCTTAACAAACTAAATATTATAAAAGCTTCCATCTCTCACCTGCCCATCTCACCCAGTGCTTTTTAGGGGCAGTACTGCCCACTGGAATTCTGCCATGGCATCTGCTGCTGACAATGTCCAGTACATAGCTGGTTGCCACATGAGGACTTGATAGGTGGCTGATGTGACTGAGCAAATGAATCTTTAAACTTACTTAATGAGTTCCCATTAGATGGTCCACATGTGGCTAATGGCTCTGCCATGGTCAACAGTCACTTTTGCTTTTGCAATGGGAAGTGAAGGCATCCAGAGTAAGACCCTCTGCTGTTCCAGCCAGTGGAGCCACTGAGCCCAAGAGGAGAGCAAGCTCTCTACTGCTCACCGGGGGATGAGACACCATTCTGCAGACGGGGAGTTCCTCCTCCTTGCACCAGGGGATCAGGAAAAGCAGCTGAGTGCAGAGTCACAAGAGTTTGCTCCGAGCCAGCAGACAGCATAACCACCTGCTCTTCCTGGAGTAAGATCCCACAGGGAGGAAACAGCAGGCCAGCTGGCCCTGTCTTCAAGTTCTCCTTTCCTAGTCAGGGCCCCAAAGGAAGGTGAACTGGGGCTAGCTGATGACCTAGCAGCGGCTGTTAAATTCCAGAGCAAGCACAGTCATAGCTGAGGTTTAGAAAGACTGACAGCTGGCTGTGCCGTGGATACCACACAACCAACCTCGTGTGCTGCCACATTCCTGAGTGGTGCTAGCTGCTGAGTCTTGTAGAAGAATGTCAGGATCGTGCACTCTGAGCTCATTGCCACATAAAACTGCTGTCAACTTCAGAGGGGCAAACTAAGTGTGCTAGCCAGCACTACTAAAAAGGCTTCATAGGAAAACACCCCtccctttgtttgttttctttttgagataggatctcactatgtagccctagctgtgttttatttctttatgtgcgtgtatgtgtgcactgGGTGCATACCTGGTGTCTGCAGAAGGcggaaaagggcatcagatcccctagaactggagttatagatggttgtgaaccaccctgtTGATTCTGGAGCCAAATcatggtcctctgcaaaagcagcaagtgcttaaCCTGTGAGCCGTCTCTCTGGCCCGATTATAAGGTTTTTTTAGGGATTTTTCTTCTCTCAAAAAATACTTTGCAAGATGTAAATAtgtctttataaaataatcataaaatgtTTTCCCAAAGAGTCTCAAAACACTGTCTAAAAAgtagaaagagggaaaaaaaagtcaggcggtggtggctcacgcctttaatcctggtactcaggaggcaaagccagacagatctctgagtacgaggccagcctggtctacaaagtgagttccaggacaggcatcaaaactatacagagaaaaaccaaaaaacatagaAAGCTGGTGTGATGGGTCACCTGGTAGTTACTTGCTGcccagcctggtgacctgagctgGACCCCTGGAAcacatgtggtggaaggagagagctgattcctgcaggttgtcctctgacctccacgtgtgtgctGTGCAAGTGTGTGCCCTCACATGTACTATAAATCAATAGAATTCTTAAGTAGACAAAAAGGCTGTCGGGTGTCCACACACATGACAAATTACAGTAACATTGCTTGTGTCTCAGGTGCCTGTAGTTGGTGCCACATGAGATTTAACCAGGAAgcttaaatcttttctttttaaggttaCGGTCAGCTTCAGAGTCGACGGGAAGAATGCAGTATGGATTCGGGTTGCCTGGGGAACACAGTATTCACAGCCAAACCAGTACAAACCCACCTTTGTAGTGTATTATCCCCAGACTCCATATGCCTTCATTTCCACCAGCCATCTGAAGAGCACTGTACCCCTTCTCCATCAGGTAGGGACCAGATTACAACAGCTGGAGTACTCAGGACCCTTGTCTCAAAGGTTCACATAGGTAGGTATTAAGTCCAAGAAGACTTAGTGTAGGGTAACTTAGCTCCTGTTCTTCTAAGGTAAGGATCAGAGAGCTTTCTTACCTACAGTGGAAATGTGACAGAAggtattagcttttttttttttttttttaatgtaaaagtaATGCATGctcaatataaaaacaaatgcagCCAGTTCAGAAGTCTCTAAAGGTAAAAGGTGAGTCATCAAAACTCCACCCCTTCTTCCTACTCCATTCACTCCAAATAGCTATTGTCACCTTGCTGTCTCCTTCCATATCTGTTTTGTTagtgttaagatttatttatttattgtgtatacagtattctgcctgcatgtatgcctgcaggccagaagaaggcgccagatctcattacagatggttgtgagccaccatgctgggaatggaactcaggtcctctggaaggaagatcagccagtgttctcagctgctgaaccatctctttttGTATTTCTCTAACCTGCCTATTGATAGCATAGCTATTGTAACCACTTTCCATACATAGTGTACATGAAGATACTACCTGTATCAGAAGTAGCTGACATGGGGGTCTGCCTTGGTTGTGTCTTAGTTGGTGTTCTATTGTTGTGGAgagccaccatgaccaaggcaactcttataaaagaaagtatttcactGGGGGCTTGCTTGTAGTTTCAGAGATACAGTGTGTGGTCATGCTgcggagcatggcagcacacttGCCGCTCTAGTAGCTAAGAGAGCCACatcctgatctccaggcaaaggGGGTGAGTGGGGGGAAGAAGGGGGCACGGGAGCGTGGGCTTGCaaaccccagcccacccccagtgacacacttcctacacctactgcaacaaggccactcctGATCCTTTCATACATTTCCCTCCCTGCTCTAAGCATTCAGATGTCTGAGCCTGTGGGAGCCCTTCACAGTCAACCACACTTTGGTGTTACAGGTACCCTAGCTTCTTTCTCAGAAATAATTCACCCCAAGTTGGCCTAGTCATTACTACTCCCACTGTCAGCatcttctgttcttccagagctccAGCTTGAGCTGGGTGCAGGTGAGCAGCTTTGTAGTTGGCCTCATGGTTCCCACACCTCTCTGCTAAGCACCACACACTCCATTGTCAGCAGCAGCAGGCCTCAGGGTCCCAGAAGTGAGTAACAGGCGATAGGATTAaatgtcttcagtttcttttcacttgtgaggggtggggggaatcACCTTTGTTTGGAGACGGGCCtcacccctgcctcagcctccccagggctggggtcCCAGGTGTGCAGTGAGCCTCTACACAGTGTTCTTAACAAGATGTGCAGCCCCGGGTGCACCCTAACAGTCCTGCTCCTTTCCCTCCAAGGCTCTGAAGGTTGCTAGCAAACACCATCAGATGGTGCAGCTGGATCTGAGAAGCCGGCACCTGGACTCGCTCAAGGCTATTGTCTTTAGAGAGTATAATCAGGTGAGTCTTTAAAGTTGAGTTTCCCTTTCTGCTATGCACACTGAAGAGGCGGAGGGCCACCCCAGCATGTCCCTGGCAGGAGTCGTTGAACCTTTCAGTCCTTTCACtttgttcatgtgtgtttatTCTTTCACAGTGTCACGCACATATAACGTACTTTATCCTATTGTCCCCATCATCCTCTTAACCCCTTCCTCCCAGCAAGTCCCCTTCCTACTGTCCTGGGCTGGTGGGGTTCTTTTGAGCTCCctgcatttaattagggctgctTGCCTGAGTCTGGATGTGGAGATTTCCTAGAGCAAGAGTGCTCCACATTGGCTACACCACTGAGGAGTTCAGCTTCTTTCTTCAACAACCATCAACTGCCTAGAGCTCCTCAGAAAGGGGTGGAGTCTCATGAGCCCTCCCCTATCCAGGATAAAATGATGAAATGTTTGGATGTGTTCCATTTCCTGACAAGGACAAGTCTGCCCCTTGGTCTTACGGTTTCTTCTGTACAGGGCAAATGTTTGCACATGTTCAGATATTTTAGGTGGATGGGATTCCTTAAGGAGGGTATGCTGTGTGTTATGTTCTAGGTAGAGAGAAATGATGGCTATCTGCAGATCACTCTTTAAGGGGAAGGGTAGAAAATTGAAGATGTTTTTGCATCAGGGTCCTGCCAGCCACTGTAGATAGGAACAtctaactgtgagccaaaataaatacttcttccttttaagatagaaaataatttttactttccttcttgcaggttttaagataggatctcatgtaccCTAGGCCTTAAACTCATTACTTAGCTGaggcctctacctcccaagtgctgggattacaggcttgagctACCATGCTGGCCACTTAAGAAGGTAGATggcaagccgggcagtggtggcacatgcctttaataccagcacttgggaggcagaggcaggcagatctctgtgagttcaaggccagcctggtctacagagcgagttccaggacagacaccaaaactaccctgtctcaaaaaacaaaccaaaaagagagagagagagagagagagagaaggtagatGGCTTTCTCCCTGACTGCCCCTTCTTTGTCAACCCTCTACCCTCCTGCCATATAGACATCAACTGCTAACATCACATTGTTAGCCACCAAACTGGAGAAATGGTCACTCACTCCAGGGAGCTGCAGTAGAAAGGGTGCAAGAGATGTGGACTCGTGGTAACAAAGTTATTTTTCCTGAAAGGCCCTGAGAGATTTTTCAGGGTGTGATGACCCAGTACTGACCCTAGATGTCAGGATGTCTTTCATTCCTCTGGCTTCTATGTAGCCCCTGCTCCTGGAGGTGCCTTTGTTTCagatggtgctggggatgaacccaAGGCCTCCCCCATGCTGGGCAGATTCTCtagcactgagctgcatcctcagcacaGGATGCATTCTTATGTCTGTTCCTAAAACAACTGTCCTGCACGGCTCGCTGTCCTAAGAAATATGCTCTGTTTAGCTAGCCTGTGGCAGAACCCTCGCTTCTGTCTGCTTAGTAAGAATATACAATATAatacctcttttaaaaaaaaaaaaagattttccagcacttgggagacagaggcaggcagattgatctcttgtctctctgtctctctctctctctctctctctctctctctgtgtctctctctctctctctctctctctctctctctctctctctctctctctctctgtttttttcaagacagtgtttctctgtgaagtagtcctggctgtcttggaacactctgtagaccaggctggcctcaaactcacagagatccacctgcctctgcctcccaagtgctgagattaaagacatacgccaccaccacctggcaaggtagatctcttgagttcaaggctaacctgatttacaaagcaagtttcaaaacagccagagctacacaaagaaattttgtctcaaaaaacaaaagtaatgacTTAACACATTTTTCATCTTAGAACCAATTACTATCTATATATCCCAACATGTTCACTTTTTTGTTCTCCTTTTAGACCTTTGAAAGTCACAACTCTACAATGCCTCTACAAGAAGAAAGCCTTGGACTAGACCTGAATCGTATGTATGCTTGGAGACAGTTGGGGTTTGGGAAAGGCATCTTTGTCTTTCAGGTGGCTGCTATACAGTAAAGCACTTGTGCTGGGATCTCATTGCAGAGCTGGTTCATACTTCAGAAAAATCAAGCTAAGTATTTGGGGCAGAAAGCCAAGCTACTATTGGTGCAAGGCTATCCACTACAAGCTACCACAGGTGTCCTTCAGAGTTCACCAGAATGGCTTCGTCACCTGTGACGAAGCACTGTCTCCTGGGAAACTGGGTTTCAAGAAGGCCTG
Coding sequences:
- the Cenpn gene encoding centromere protein N, with product MNENVAEFLRRSILKIPLCEMKSILKAWDFLSEDQLQTINFRQKKECLAQEVILMCEEKSASLDDMALLDIVYTQVHRHQKLWSVFQMSKEPGEDVDFFDMKQFQSSFKKILQRALKNVTVSFRVDGKNAVWIRVAWGTQYSQPNQYKPTFVVYYPQTPYAFISTSHLKSTVPLLHQALKVASKHHQMVQLDLRSRHLDSLKAIVFREYNQTFESHNSTMPLQEESLGLDLNLDSNIIHENTEERERIQRVTQETFGTYPQPQLEFAQYKLETRFKSDINGGILADRKEPLRCLIKFSSPNLLEALKSLAPAGIADAPLSPLLTCIPSKKMNYFRIRDK